A DNA window from Candidatus Protochlamydia naegleriophila contains the following coding sequences:
- a CDS encoding RING finger protein: MSPTENAADIRICFCMDAIESEDDTITLTCGHTWHLGCMTNWSKTISRQLIEEKRLCPSRCPTEADFKRFPKKYFVRGIPFLNCAIIGIVAGTILFILFRKCSSIAADHSYCLAEKAHV, translated from the coding sequence GTGTCACCAACAGAAAATGCTGCAGATATAAGAATCTGCTTTTGCATGGATGCAATTGAATCAGAAGACGATACCATCACTTTAACGTGCGGGCATACCTGGCATCTTGGCTGCATGACCAACTGGTCAAAAACAATCTCCAGGCAATTAATAGAGGAAAAGAGGCTCTGCCCAAGCCGATGCCCGACTGAAGCCGACTTCAAGCGTTTTCCAAAAAAATATTTTGTTCGCGGCATCCCCTTTCTAAACTGCGCCATCATAGGAATCGTTGCCGGTACAATCCTTTTCATCCTCTTTCGAAAGTGCTCGAGCATAGCCGCCGATCACTCTTATTGCCTGGCTGAAAAAGCGCACGTATGA
- a CDS encoding RING finger protein, with translation MTPATQTKTFDNQCVCLEDFSETPEQSTIRLKCGHIWHAECFNKWLKTCPEELQQQRRFCFLRCQTNHSYWEHIRLSTAVGSVLGLTLMCTIATKVKTYQCLEWRDHDSRIAHLASSTFCTKQEETYDWQAKASLVCSVGGLLAGFAWGNLSYLHERLIGH, from the coding sequence ATGACTCCTGCCACTCAAACCAAAACCTTCGACAATCAATGCGTCTGCTTAGAGGACTTTAGTGAGACACCCGAACAATCGACAATTCGTTTAAAGTGCGGCCACATTTGGCATGCTGAATGCTTCAATAAGTGGCTTAAAACCTGCCCCGAAGAATTACAACAGCAAAGACGATTTTGCTTTCTTCGCTGCCAAACCAATCACTCCTATTGGGAACATATTCGCCTCTCAACGGCCGTTGGATCGGTGCTGGGCCTCACTCTCATGTGCACGATCGCCACGAAAGTCAAGACTTACCAATGCCTTGAATGGCGTGATCACGACTCGCGCATCGCCCATCTGGCAAGCAGCACATTTTGCACAAAACAAGAGGAAACCTATGACTGGCAGGCTAAGGCAAGTCTAGTCTGCAGCGTCGGCGGCCTGCTGGCAGGATTCGCTTGGGGTAATCTCAGCTATCTCCACGAAAGACTGATTGGACATTAA